The Methanosarcina acetivorans C2A genome includes the window ATAGTGTGGATGGATTATCGCAAAGGGTGGGAAAACCTGGATGTCTACCTTTATGACCTCTCCACCTCCACTGAAACTCAGATCACGACCAACGAATCAAACCAGTGGGGAGATCTTGATATCTGGAGAAATAGGATCGTCTGGCGGGATCAACGCAATGGGAACAATGACATCTATATGTGCACGGTCTCAGGAGAGAATAAAGAATCAGAAGTTGAACTCGAAATGAGGTCAGATGTTGAACCGGAACCGGGATCAGATGTTGAACCGGAACCGGGATCAGATGTTGAACCGGAACCGGGATCAGATGTTGAACCAGAACCGGAAGAGGAAGAAAGCACAAGCAAAAACACCCCAGGGTTTGAAACTGTTTATGGTGTTGTCAGTTTGCTTGGTGTGTTCTTGCAGTGGAGAAGATAAAACATGGTGAATTGCAGTCAGGTATCGGAGAGTTATTGATCCTATTCAGGGATTTTCTCCACTACTATACTTATTTTTAAGAAATCTCACAGCCAACCTTACTTCCTTCAGTATACCATGATTTTTTTTGCTTCTTATCTTGAGATTTTTAGGTATATTGAGTCAGATCTTACTTTTGCCTCTTGATAACTTCTCAAACTAAAGATTTCTATAGAACTTGTGTCTAAAAGGAAAGTTTTAAACATTACTAAAAAGTATATGATGTAATTATATTTGAAATTAATAGTGAACTAGTACCGTGAAAACCCAAATGTTGAACATACATTTTAGTGACTACCATCAGCTGATATTGTTTTGATCTAAATTGATGATCCATAATTAAGTTTTCATGGTACTAGGGAATACAAATGAAAAATAATGAAAAGCCTTTTTTTATAGTTTTAGCTTCATTTCTAGTTTCATTTTTTTTACTTCCTTTTCATTGGTTGCAATGGCATCTCCCGTACAAAGTACCCAACTTGCTGTAAATGAAACTCAAATAACTACCGGTAGGTCATCTCTATATTCCTCTGATATCTATGGTGATAGAGTAGTGTGGATAGATGAACGCAATGGAAGTTGTGACTTTTATATGTACAATCTCTCTACTTCCAAGGAAATTAAAATAACTACAAACGGATCAAGTAAGGCAAATTCTGCTATCTATGGTAACAGGGTTGTATGGATAGACTATCGAACTGGAAACTCTGATATCTACATGTATGATATTTCTACCTGTAAGGAAACTCAAATCACTAACAATGTATCAGAAAAAGCAAACCCAACTATCCCAACTATCTATGGTAACAGGATTGTATGGCAAGAATTTGGAACCTATGGAAATTCCAATATTTATATGTATGATTTATTCAATAATACGGAAACTCAGATTACTAAATATTATTCAAACGCATGGGAGCCGTCCATCTTTGAGGATCGAATAGTATGGAGGGAGTATCGTAGCGGGAAACACGAAATTTATCTGTACAATATTTCTACTTCGAATGAAACTATAATAACTTCCAATGCGTCAGAAAAGGCAAATCCTACTATTTATGGTGATCGGATTGTATGGGAGGATATGCGTAATGGATTTGAAAACTGGGATATTTACATGTACAATCTCTCTACTTTTACGGAAACTCAGATGACAACCGATGAATCAAATCAGTATTCTCCTATTATCTATGATGACATCATTGTTTGGGAAGATTGGCGCAATGGGTGCAGAGATATCTATCGCTACAATCTTTCCGCTTTCACGGTAGCTCAGGTTACAACTGACGGATCGGATCATTACAACCCTGCTATCTATGGGGACTGGCTAGCCTGGTCAGACAATCGCAATGGGGTTTCAAAATTTGATATCTATGCATGTAATCTTATAGACGCTGAGGTCATAAAAACTATAAATAGTCAGGTAACTCTTGTGGAAACTCAAATAACCACAAATCCATCATCACAGGAAGTGCCGGCTATTTATGGGGATATAATCGTGTGGCAGGATTGGCGCAATGGTTACTCAAACTCCGATATTTACATGTACAATGTTTCTAGCGACAAGGAAACACAGATCACAACTAATGAATCAAAACAATGTAAGCCTGTTATCTATAAGGATATAATCGTTTGGGAAGATTGGCGCAATGGTTACTCAAATCCTGATATTTACATGTACAATCTTTCTACCCATACAGAAACGCAGATCACAAACAATGATTCGTATCAATCGGACCCCGCTATCTATGGTGATATTATTGTATGGATGGATTATCGTAATTTTAACCCTAGAGGCCTAGTCTCTGAAATTTATGTATACAATCTTTCCACTTGCAAGGAAACTCAGATTACAAGCGATGAATTGGAACAGAGTTTTCCTGTTATCTATGGTGACATTATAACATGGCAAGAATT containing:
- a CDS encoding PGF-pre-PGF domain-containing protein codes for the protein MASPVQSTQLAVNETQITTGRSSLYSSDIYGDRVVWIDERNGSCDFYMYNLSTSKEIKITTNGSSKANSAIYGNRVVWIDYRTGNSDIYMYDISTCKETQITNNVSEKANPTIPTIYGNRIVWQEFGTYGNSNIYMYDLFNNTETQITKYYSNAWEPSIFEDRIVWREYRSGKHEIYLYNISTSNETIITSNASEKANPTIYGDRIVWEDMRNGFENWDIYMYNLSTFTETQMTTDESNQYSPIIYDDIIVWEDWRNGCRDIYRYNLSAFTVAQVTTDGSDHYNPAIYGDWLAWSDNRNGVSKFDIYACNLIDAEVIKTINSQVTLVETQITTNPSSQEVPAIYGDIIVWQDWRNGYSNSDIYMYNVSSDKETQITTNESKQCKPVIYKDIIVWEDWRNGYSNPDIYMYNLSTHTETQITNNDSYQSDPAIYGDIIVWMDYRNFNPRGLVSEIYVYNLSTCKETQITSDELEQSFPVIYGDIITWQEFGAYGDSNVYMYDLSTYRKTKITTDGLNHFSPAIWEDRVVWQGSRNNYWRILMYNISTSKKTLITTNKSTQEFPSIYGNTIVWTDDRNGNGLPGNSDIYIYNLSIDMETQVTTDKSDQKNPAIYGNKIVWEDWRNGNPDIYLCIVSVEKAELKPPVADFNINVTSGYSPLSVQFTDLSKNAVSRVWDFNNDGVTDSIDANVVYVYTAPGTYTVNLTVSNEKSAVSKTRTIDVLKKSSSGGSSGGGGGSPEPAKNVETKELSQAYITNGKAIKFDFAKNATCVMYVSFDSKKTAGKTTTIVEQLKNKSALVSELPEGEVYRSFNVWVGNNGFATEKNIENSVIGFRVEKAWIQDEKIDQISILLNRYNDKKWEQLPANLSGEDDTYLYFTSEVPGFSSFAITGMAKGLSEENETESGSKQETRLADEGLKCLESETGQTSEEGEGAQAPGFGIASGVFCLFCMFLHKVGRR